AGACCGTCGAGCCCGCTGAACGCGTCGACGATGTCTGCAGAGAGCCCTGCCGGCCCGGCTACTGCCGCATCGAGCCCACCGGGAAGCTCATCGGCGAAGTACGCGCGAATCTTCTCAACGGTGTCTGCCGGTTTGATCGACGCATCGAGCATTGCCACGACCTGCATTGCCTCGCCGTCGTCTGACATGATCGCAGGCGATACCCCGTCGTCATCGACTCCCGTGATGCCCGAGATGTGGTCGACAGCATCATCGATCGCCGTGCGGTCAGCATCCGTCACACCCGCGTCGCGCTCGAACACGATGACGGCGGGAACCACGTCGTCGCCGCGAAACTCTGGCTCAAGCTCATGCACTTGCGTGGCGTCGGCACTGGCCGGAAGGTGCTGCACCTGATCGTTTTCAGCGACGTCGTTCACCTGGCCAAAGGCCGAGCCACCCGCGCCGAACACGGCAAACCAGACGAGAATGAGCATGAGGGGTGTAACGACCCGTACCCACCGCGGCGCTCGTGACGGCGCGGCATGGGAGGGTGCTGTTGTGTGCGACATGGGTTCCTTTGCGCAGATTTCTCGATGACACGTCAACGCTATGGAACAAACAGGCCATGGCACGTCGCCCAAAAGTTTGAATCCCACCCGAGTGCGAAACCTGCCCAATGCCACTGGCGGCCAGGTAGCGTTGACCCATGCGCATCGCCACGTGGAACGTCAACTCCATTCGCACCAGAGTCGGCCGCGTCGTGGATTGGCTCGTGCGAGAAGACATCGACGTGCTCGGCATGCAAGAGATCAAGTGCCGCCCCGATCAGTTTCCCGTCGAGCCGTTTGAGGAGGCCGGGTACGACCTGCAGATCCACGGCCTCAATCAATGGAACGGCGTCGCCTTCGCGAGCCGGCTGCCGATGACCGACGTCGAGCGCGGATTTGCGCAGATCCCCGGCTTCGGCAAACCACCGAAGGTCGAGCATGAGCTTGACGTCGACGGCGTTCCCATCGAAGCACGAGCACTCGCCGTCACGGTCGACGGCGTTCGTCTCTTCAGCCTCTACGTACCCAACGGTCGCGGACTCGACGACCCGCATTACACGTACAAGCTCGCCTGGCTCGACACTCTGCGCGCGCAGGTTGAAAGTACACTCACGGAACACCGCGATCTGCCGCTGGCGCTCGTGGGTGACTTCAACGTTGCCCCGCTCGACGCAGATATGGGCGACCCCACGTTTATCCACGGCGTGTCTACACACATCTCCGAACCCGAGCGCGCTGCCTTCCGTGCCTTCGAGTCCGCCGGGCTCACAGACGTCGTGCGCCCACTCGTGCCCGAGGGATTCACGTTCTGGGACTACAAGCAGCTGCGTTTTCCCCGCAACGAAGGCATGCGCATCGACTTCATTCTCGGCTCGCATGCCTTCGCCGATCGGGTGACGGATGCCTCAATCCACCGCAATGAACGCAAGGGCGATTCCCCGAGCGACCACGTTCCCGTTGTCGTCGACATCGACTCTGATGGCGATGACGACGACATGCCCATGATCTTCGGCTGAGACGAGCACACAATGACTGCAGAACTGACCGCGAAGCCGAAACGGCTGACGGGTTCATCACGAGGCTGGGACATCGGCATCTCGGTCACCATTCTGTGCCTCGGAGCCGTCGTGCTCGTCGTCGCGTTTCTCATCGCGCTGTTCGGAGTGATGATGGTCAGTGCCTGCTCGGGCGAGTGCAGCGCTCCGCTGTTCATGGCCGGCTGGCTCATCGCCATGATTCTTCCCTGTGCTGTTCTGGTCGCCGGTACGATCTGGGCGATCGTCTTCATGATCCGTGCCAAGCGGGCGCTGTTCATCGCGATCGGCACCATCGCCGTCGCGTTTGCGGTTTGGGCTGGCGGAATCGCGATGATGATCGGCGCCATTCCCGACTTCACCTGGTGACATTGCCCGGTGAGTGACTATGCGAGCAGCGCCGCAATCACGATGAGTGAGGGCACGGCGAGAACCGTCGAGAGCAGAACCGCGTCGCGGGCGAACACCTCGCCCGTTTCAAATCGCGTTGCGTAGTTGAACACGTTCTGCGCAGACGGCAGCGCGGCGAGCACCGTCGCGGCGAATAAATGATCACCGTCGAGGCCGAAGACGAACCGCGCAACCGTATAGGCGATGAGCGGCATGACAGCGGTCTTCAACAACGACGCCACGATAACCCGTGTCCGTCCGGTGCCCGCGCGCAGAGGGCGCTGACCGCTTAGTGACATGCCGAATGCGAGAAGCATGAGCGGCACTGCAGCGCCGCCGATCAGTTCAAACGGTGCGTACACAGCATCCGGAAGCTGAATTCCTGTCGCCGCCACCACAACGCCCGCTGCCGACGCGATGATGATGGGGTTGCGCACGGGCTGGGTCACTATCGACGTCAGCGAGACTTTTCCCGGCCCCGTGATGTCAAGCACGGCGAGAGCAACCGGCGCAAAAACTATGAGCTGAATCAGCATGATGGGCGCGACAAACTGAGCATCGCCGAGCACATACACGGCGACGGGAAGCCCGATGTTGTTCGCGTTGACGTAGCCAGACGCGAGCGCCCCGATCGTCGCTTCGCTCACCGAGCGCCGCCAAATCAGCAGGTTCACGACAATGAAGAGACCGCCAGCACAGACGGCAGCGATGAGGGCTACCGAGATGAACGACGAGAAGATCAACGTCACGTCGGCGTGCGCAAGCACATCGAATAGCAGCGCGGGGCTGGCGATGAAGAAAGCAAGGTGCTGAATGCTGCGGCCCGCAGTTGCGCCACCGATCTGAAGCCGCCCGGCGACGAAGCCTACGGCGATCACGACGCCAATGATGGCAAACCCTGTCAGCACTCCTGTCACTCCTCGAGACTAGTGGAGCGGAAAGCCCCCGGCCTTTCGGGCGACGCTCCGCTGGCGTAGGCTCGGAAACATGCCGCACATGGAAGTGCCGGGGGGCCGGCTGTATTACGAAGCAGAGGGGCAGAGCGACAATCCCGCTCTTCTTCTCATTCACGCGGGCATCGCGACCCTGCGCATGTGGGATCCTCTCGTTTCGGCACTGGCAGAACACCATTTCGTCGTTCGCTTCGATACCCGTGGCTTCGGAGAGACCGACTCCGACGACGTCGAGTTCTCCAATTGCGATGACGCTCTGCGTCTTCTCGATGAACTGGGCATCGAACGCGTGACGGTCATCGGGTCGTCACGCGGTGGCCAGATCGCCCTTGACCTTGCTGTCGAGCACAGTGACCGCGTGGCAGGGATCGTGACCATCGGATCAGGGCCAAGCGGCTTTCCCGAGGTCGAGCTCACCGATGCCGAAGACGAGATCTTCGACACCATCGATGCGACGTGGGCGGCACGGGACTGGCCAGCCAGCATGGACGCCGAAGTGCGACTGTGGGCGGTCGGTCCGCTCCGGGATCCCGGCGACATCGACCCTGATTTTCTCGAAACAGCGCGAACGCTCAATCGATTCAACATCTCGAAGGTCGATGAGAACCCCGTGCCCCGCGCCCTTGAGCCACCGGCCTTCGATCGCGTCGTCGACATCGAAGTTCCGGCACTCATCGTCGTCGGTGAATATGACATCACTCCGGCGCTCATGCAGTTCGAATACCTCGCTGAGCAGATACCCGAGGCCGACTCGGTGCGCATTGACGACACCGCGCACCTGCCGACTGTTGAGCGCCCAGGCGCGTTCCTCACGGTTCTCGAGCCGTGGCTGTCAAAACACGCTCTCTAACCGGCTTTATTACGGCATGTGTCATGCCGTCCGTGCGTCACGCTCAGCTGAACATTAGTCTGTGTCTCCACCGACGCGCGAGGAGCATGACACATGACACTGATGGCATCCGAACGCCTCGCCCATACGGGTGGGGAATCTCGGGCGCTTGATGTCAAATTTTCCTCCGTCGCCCGTTCTTTTCCAGACCGAGCACAGCCCAACCGGCATCGAGCAGTACTGAGCAACATCGATCTCACGGTGAACGCCGGTGAGATCGTCGCCATCATTGGCGCGAGCGGATGCGGCAAGTCGACCCTTCTCCGACTTGCCGGCGGTCTTGGCTCCCCCACCGCCGGCTCTGTCACTGTCGATGGGACGCCCGTCGACGACTTCGATGCCCGCACTGCTGTCGGTTTTCAGGAAGCACGCCTTCTTCCTTGGCGGACCATCACTCGAAACGTCGCGCTCGGACTTCCTCCGCACACGACTCGTTCGCAGGGCGAGGCACGTGTTCAGCGTCTGATCGAACTCGTCGGGCTCAGCGAATTCGCCGATCACAAACCGCGTGAGATCTCAGGCGGCATGGCCCAGCGCACATCGCTCGCCCGCGCCCTTGCCAGAAACCCGGGCGTCCTCCTCCTTGACGAGCCCTTCGGCGCGCTCGACGCCCTGACACGCATCCAGATGCAGGACCTGCTGCTCAACGTGCACGCCGCCGAGCCGACGACTGTGATTCTGGTGACGCACGACGTTGACGAGGCGGTTCAGCTTGCCGACCGAGTCGTTCTTCTCGGCCCGTCCCCCGACCACTCGGGCGCCGGAATCCAACAGATCTTCGCCATTGACGATTCACGCCCTCGAGACAGAGCATCCGCTGATCTCGCCAAGCTTCGGGATCGAATGCTGTCGGGACTCGGTGTCACGCACCGCTGACCGAAATCGCCGCGCCCACTTCTCACTCATCGCAGACAACAAGGAAAATCATGTTCCGTCTCCATCGCTTTACCGCAACGGTCGCTGCACTCGCAGCATCCTCTCTTTTTCTCACCGGCTGTGTCGCCGGCGAAGGTGCCGCCCACGAGAAGGCCGAGACAACACTCAATATCGACTTCGCCACCTATAACCCGCTCTCGCTCATCATCAAGGAGAAGGGGTGGCTCGAGGATGCCCTAGATGACGACGGGGTGAGCGTGAATTGGCTGCAGTCGGCAGGCTCAAATAAGGCGAATCAGGCGCTGCGCACAGAATCAGTCGACATCGGCTCGACGGCAGGTTCAGCGGCTCTTCTTGCACGGGCAAACGGATCCCCTATCAAGACCATCGCCCTTTACTCCCAGCCTGAGTGGTCCGCTCTCGTCGTGGCTCCCGATTCCGACATCACCGATGCCTCACAGCTCAAGGGAAAGAAGATCGCAGCGACGAAGGGCACGGACCCCTATTTCTTCCTACTCCAGTCACTTGAAGCCAATGGCCTCACACCAGACGACGTCACCATCGAGAACCTTCAGCATGCTGACGGGTGGGGAGCGTTGCAGAACGGCTCCGTCGATGCGTGGGCTGGCCTCGACCCGATCATGGCAGGTGCCGAGCAAGCGGGAGCCTCGCTCATCTATCGCAATCTCGACTTCAACACGTACGGGTTTCTCAACGCCACCGAATCATTTCTGAGCGAGCAGCCCGAGGTCGCGCAGACTGTCGTCGACGCCTACGAGCATGCACGCGCCTGGGCTGCCGACAACCCGGATGAAACTGCGCAGATCCTCGCCGATGTCGCTGGGCTCGAGCTCGACGTCGCGACGAAAGTCATCACGGAACGATCAAACCTCGATGTGAGCGCCGTTCCCGGTCAGAAGCAGCTCGACGTGCTCACCGCTATCGGCCCGATGCTGGTTGAGATCGGAGACGTCAGCTCGCAAGATCTGGTGGATGACGCGCTGGAGTCCTTGCTCGATCCGTCGTTCGCCGAGAAGGCGGACCCCAGCGCCGTTGGTGCTGAATGACGATTCCTGAGCAGCGGGTCAGCCTGCCCTCATCCAAAGTCCGGCCGTCCGAGCCGCCGAGCGACGTGCCGGAGAGGGCTCCGCTTATGTCACGCCGATGGTTCGCTATCGTTGCGGGATTCACGATCCCGGGCGTTGTGATCGCTGTGTGGTGGGTCGTCTCGGCGCTCAAGCTGCTCCCGGTCTCTCAATTGCCCAGCCCAGAGATGGTGGTGCTCGCGCTCTTCGATATGGCGCAGCGCGGATGGCTTGCCCAGGACATCGCGATCTCGGCACAGCGCGTGGTGATCGGCTTTCTCGGAGGTGCGACACTCGGGCTGATCTTCGGCGCGGTCGTCGGGCTGTCACGCAAAGGGGATCTGTTTCTCGCTCCAACACTCGGTGCTATCCGCGCGGTGCCGTCTCTCGCGTGGATCCCGCTTCTGCTGATCTGGCTCAAGATCGGGGAAGACTCGAAGATCACGCTCATCGCCATCGGCGCCTTCTTTCCCGTCTACACCACAGTCGCGAGCGCCCTGCGCCACGTTGACAAGCAGCTTGTCGAGGCGGCACGGGCCTTCGGTCACACCGGACTGCGCCTGTTCGCCACAGTGCAGCTGCCTGCGATCATTCCCTCTGTGGTGTCTGGCCTGCGACTCGCACTCGCGCAGGCCTGGCTGTTTCTCGTTGCAGCCGAGCTCATAGCGTCGTCGATGGGGTTGGGGTTTCGGCTCATCGACTCGCAGAACAACGGACGCGTCGACAGGATCTTCCTCATCATCATTCTTCTCGCCATTCTCGGCAAGGCCACAGACGCGCTCATCGGCATCTTCGAACGGTGGGTTCAGCGGCGCCTCGCGTGACACTGGCGTTTTGGCGAGAGTCAAGTGGCCTTTCGGCGCATCCTGAGTGACACTGGAGGTGCACGCGGCGCCAACCCTGTTCGCGTGCAGGCCTCCACACGAGGCCTCGAAGCAATCGCCCACGAGGAGATAGACAATGCTGTCACCCATTTCTCACACGCGCGCCTCTGATCGACACAGTTCAGACGCATTCACCACACCGGAGCTCGAGCACGAGCACGTGCTCGTCACACGCGGAGTTCGCTCCGGACTCACGGTCGTCGTCGCCGTTCACTCGACGACGCTCGGACCCGCGCTCGGCGGAGCCCGCGTATGGACATACCGCAGCTGGCGCGATGCCGTGTCCGACGCGTTGCGCCTCTCTGAGGGAATGACCTACAAAAATGCCGCTGCCGGGCTCTCCAGAGGAGGTGGCAAGTCTGTCGTATACATTCCCGAGGGCACTGTTCTCGACGCCGAGCGCAAACGCGACGCCATGCTCGACCTGGGAGACGCCGTCGAATCTCTGGGCGGCGTGTATTTCACAGCAGAAGACGTCGGGACGTCAGCGGAAGACATGGCGACGGTGTCTGAACGCACGGCATTCGTCGAGGGTCTTCCCGCGGATCGCGGCGGCGTCGGAGAACCGAGCGACGCTACCGCGGCAGGCGTCTACTCCGCGGTCACGGCGACACTCGATTCTGTGTTCGGCAGCCCCATCGTCGCTGACAGACGAGCCGTCATCTCGGGGCTCGGGCAGGTCGGTGGCCGCTTGGCGCGCCGCCTCGCTTCGGAGGGCGCACGGCTGATCGTCACCGATGTCAATCCCGCGCGCAAGGCGCTTGCTGACGAGATCGGCGCCAGTTGGATCGAACCGGGCGATGAGCATCAGTTCGAGACCGACCTGTTCATTCCGTGCGGCGTTGGCGGGGCGCTGACGCCCGATGTCATCGCGTCGCTACGTTGCCGCGCCGTCGTTGGTGCCGCAAACAACCAGCTCGAACAGCACGATGGCGCAGAGCAACTCGCCGAACGCGGCATCCTCTGGGCTCCCGACTTCGTTGTCAATGCCGGGGGCGTCATCTATATTGACATGGCGTCGAAGCCCGGCGCAGACAGACAGGCGATCGAGGATCGCGTCGAGCACATCGGTGACACGTTACGCGCCATCTTCGCGCAGGCTCAGAGCGAGAGCATCACAACCCTCGATGCAGCAGAACGGCTCGCGCAGGAGCGACTCGAGTCGGTGCCCGCCGGCGTATGAGGTTCATACCTCTCTGACGAGTGCGCGTCGGTTTGGCAATGTGTCGAACCGCCGCGCACTCGGTGCGTCACAGAACAGCACGTCAACCAATGAGGCTCGGCTGAAGATCTCTCATCGTGCGGAAGCGGGTCATTCTCGCCACCCCGACGGCAGTCAGCGCCAGCGCCCCGACAAGCCACAGCCCCAGCACAATGGCGTCCTGGCCTGCCGCTGCATAACTGCCCCCATACATGAACTGCCGTAGTGCGTCGACCGTGTACGGCATGGGGAAGGCGAAGTGCAGCGCTCGCAAGGGCTCGGGCAAAGTCTGCCAGGGGAACGTCCCTCCAGCAGTGACGAGCTGCACCACCATCAGCACGAGTCCCAGAAACTGCCCGACGCTGCCGAACCACACGTTGAGAGCGAGGATGATTGCGGCAAACGTCATCGATGATAGCGCCATGATGCCGAAAGCGCCCCAGGGTTGATGGACGGTGAAACCGAGGGCCCCCGAAACGATGAAGTACAGAGCGATCATCTGAATTGCGCCAAGACCGGCGGGCATCATCCAGCCGGCGAGCGCCGTGCGAATCGGCGCGCGTATTGCCGTGATTGCGCGCTTCGACACGGGCTTGATGATGAGAAACAGTGCGTAAATTCCGATCCAGGCCGCGAGCGCCACGAAGAACGGAGCAAGTCCGGCACCGTAGGTTCCGGCCTTCGTCACTGCAGACGTCGAGACATCCACCGGGTCGGCAATCGTCGCCGCTTGGCTGTCTCGCAGCTCTTCAGACGAATTCGGGATGCTGTTCACGCCCTCGTGCAGTCCGTCTCGCAGCTCGGTGATACCGCCCAGAAGTGAGCTGAGCCCGTCGCGCAGCGAAACGGCACCTGCCGACGCCGTGCTCGCACCCTCTTCGAGCTGGCTGGCACCTGCCGCCGCGTCACTGATGCCCGCGGTCAGTGCTGGCATCGCATCGGCCAGCGCACGGGCTCCATTCGATACCTGCCATGCTCCATTCGACAGGTCGTCGATTGACGATACCGTGCCCTGCACCGTGGAATTCACGGCATCAGCTTTACTGCGCAGCGGGTCGAGTTTGGCGAGCACCTCGGCAATCTGCCCGTCGTCGTACCCCTGCTCGGTGAGCCATTCGCTGATGTCTGTGCGCACGCCTGGCAATGCACTGTTGAAGCTCTCGGATGCTGCAGCGACAGAGTCGGCGGTATCGGCGATCTTCTGGTTTCCTGCCGCCACCTGAGCGGCGCCATTGGCCAGCGTTTCTGTCTGCCCCGGGAGAGACTGCGTCTTACTCTTCAGTTCATCGAGCCCATCAGACAGCGATGTGGCCCCCGTCGTGAGTTTCGCGAGCCCATCCGCAAGGTCGCTCGAGCCGTTATACGCTGTCTCGGCACCGTCGGCCAGCTTGTCTGCACCATCCGCAGCGCT
The Paramicrobacterium chengjingii DNA segment above includes these coding regions:
- a CDS encoding YhgE/Pip domain-containing protein, translated to MKVFAMLRAEFARLTATTMAKVALLALMVVPLLYGGLYLWANQDPYDNLDQVPVALVVDDEGTTSDGDYTNYGDDVAESLLEDGTFSWSRVSRSSAEHGVASGDFDFSVTIPAAFSESLVSPQTDDPRQAEVVLTTNDANSYLASTIGESAITTIKEQIVSMVNEQAASRMLDAIAEIRVNLVSAADGADKLADGAETAYNGSSDLADGLAKLTTGATSLSDGLDELKSKTQSLPGQTETLANGAAQVAAGNQKIADTADSVAAASESFNSALPGVRTDISEWLTEQGYDDGQIAEVLAKLDPLRSKADAVNSTVQGTVSSIDDLSNGAWQVSNGARALADAMPALTAGISDAAAGASQLEEGASTASAGAVSLRDGLSSLLGGITELRDGLHEGVNSIPNSSEELRDSQAATIADPVDVSTSAVTKAGTYGAGLAPFFVALAAWIGIYALFLIIKPVSKRAITAIRAPIRTALAGWMMPAGLGAIQMIALYFIVSGALGFTVHQPWGAFGIMALSSMTFAAIILALNVWFGSVGQFLGLVLMVVQLVTAGGTFPWQTLPEPLRALHFAFPMPYTVDALRQFMYGGSYAAAGQDAIVLGLWLVGALALTAVGVARMTRFRTMRDLQPSLIG
- a CDS encoding aliphatic sulfonate ABC transporter substrate-binding protein; this encodes MFRLHRFTATVAALAASSLFLTGCVAGEGAAHEKAETTLNIDFATYNPLSLIIKEKGWLEDALDDDGVSVNWLQSAGSNKANQALRTESVDIGSTAGSAALLARANGSPIKTIALYSQPEWSALVVAPDSDITDASQLKGKKIAATKGTDPYFFLLQSLEANGLTPDDVTIENLQHADGWGALQNGSVDAWAGLDPIMAGAEQAGASLIYRNLDFNTYGFLNATESFLSEQPEVAQTVVDAYEHARAWAADNPDETAQILADVAGLELDVATKVITERSNLDVSAVPGQKQLDVLTAIGPMLVEIGDVSSQDLVDDALESLLDPSFAEKADPSAVGAE
- a CDS encoding exodeoxyribonuclease III — its product is MRIATWNVNSIRTRVGRVVDWLVREDIDVLGMQEIKCRPDQFPVEPFEEAGYDLQIHGLNQWNGVAFASRLPMTDVERGFAQIPGFGKPPKVEHELDVDGVPIEARALAVTVDGVRLFSLYVPNGRGLDDPHYTYKLAWLDTLRAQVESTLTEHRDLPLALVGDFNVAPLDADMGDPTFIHGVSTHISEPERAAFRAFESAGLTDVVRPLVPEGFTFWDYKQLRFPRNEGMRIDFILGSHAFADRVTDASIHRNERKGDSPSDHVPVVVDIDSDGDDDDMPMIFG
- a CDS encoding alpha/beta fold hydrolase; this encodes MPHMEVPGGRLYYEAEGQSDNPALLLIHAGIATLRMWDPLVSALAEHHFVVRFDTRGFGETDSDDVEFSNCDDALRLLDELGIERVTVIGSSRGGQIALDLAVEHSDRVAGIVTIGSGPSGFPEVELTDAEDEIFDTIDATWAARDWPASMDAEVRLWAVGPLRDPGDIDPDFLETARTLNRFNISKVDENPVPRALEPPAFDRVVDIEVPALIVVGEYDITPALMQFEYLAEQIPEADSVRIDDTAHLPTVERPGAFLTVLEPWLSKHAL
- a CDS encoding ABC transporter ATP-binding protein, which translates into the protein MTLMASERLAHTGGESRALDVKFSSVARSFPDRAQPNRHRAVLSNIDLTVNAGEIVAIIGASGCGKSTLLRLAGGLGSPTAGSVTVDGTPVDDFDARTAVGFQEARLLPWRTITRNVALGLPPHTTRSQGEARVQRLIELVGLSEFADHKPREISGGMAQRTSLARALARNPGVLLLDEPFGALDALTRIQMQDLLLNVHAAEPTTVILVTHDVDEAVQLADRVVLLGPSPDHSGAGIQQIFAIDDSRPRDRASADLAKLRDRMLSGLGVTHR
- a CDS encoding AEC family transporter, with the protein product MTGVLTGFAIIGVVIAVGFVAGRLQIGGATAGRSIQHLAFFIASPALLFDVLAHADVTLIFSSFISVALIAAVCAGGLFIVVNLLIWRRSVSEATIGALASGYVNANNIGLPVAVYVLGDAQFVAPIMLIQLIVFAPVALAVLDITGPGKVSLTSIVTQPVRNPIIIASAAGVVVAATGIQLPDAVYAPFELIGGAAVPLMLLAFGMSLSGQRPLRAGTGRTRVIVASLLKTAVMPLIAYTVARFVFGLDGDHLFAATVLAALPSAQNVFNYATRFETGEVFARDAVLLSTVLAVPSLIVIAALLA
- a CDS encoding Glu/Leu/Phe/Val dehydrogenase family protein; the protein is MLSPISHTRASDRHSSDAFTTPELEHEHVLVTRGVRSGLTVVVAVHSTTLGPALGGARVWTYRSWRDAVSDALRLSEGMTYKNAAAGLSRGGGKSVVYIPEGTVLDAERKRDAMLDLGDAVESLGGVYFTAEDVGTSAEDMATVSERTAFVEGLPADRGGVGEPSDATAAGVYSAVTATLDSVFGSPIVADRRAVISGLGQVGGRLARRLASEGARLIVTDVNPARKALADEIGASWIEPGDEHQFETDLFIPCGVGGALTPDVIASLRCRAVVGAANNQLEQHDGAEQLAERGILWAPDFVVNAGGVIYIDMASKPGADRQAIEDRVEHIGDTLRAIFAQAQSESITTLDAAERLAQERLESVPAGV
- a CDS encoding ABC transporter permease, producing the protein MSRRWFAIVAGFTIPGVVIAVWWVVSALKLLPVSQLPSPEMVVLALFDMAQRGWLAQDIAISAQRVVIGFLGGATLGLIFGAVVGLSRKGDLFLAPTLGAIRAVPSLAWIPLLLIWLKIGEDSKITLIAIGAFFPVYTTVASALRHVDKQLVEAARAFGHTGLRLFATVQLPAIIPSVVSGLRLALAQAWLFLVAAELIASSMGLGFRLIDSQNNGRVDRIFLIIILLAILGKATDALIGIFERWVQRRLA